Part of the Bacillus sp. N1-1 genome, AGTTGTTTTTCTTTAGTTTTCGTCATTTGTTTACACCTCAAAATACATCATTATTAATTGTCTTGTATAGTCCTTTTTTTGAAGAATTATCTATGGTAATTTAAGCTATTAGTTCATTGTCAAACCGCCATCTACTGTGAAATTTTGACCTGTAATACCGTTCGCATTTTCCGAAGATAAATAAGCGACCATATTGGCTACGTCTTGAGGTGTGGTCACCTTCTTCAATGGCGTTGATTGAGCAATTAAATCGAATACTTCTGGTGTTGTAACAGCACTGGCGTCAGTCGTTTTTAATAATCCACCTGAAACTACATTCGCTTTTATACCATATAGTCCTAATTCAGAAGCGATATTACGCGTAAAACCTATTAATCCAGCTTTAGCTGTTGTATATTCGTGGTAGGGTACAACAGGATTTTGATATAAATTAGTACCTATACTTATAATACTTCCATTTTGTCGTTCAATAAATTGAGGTATGACGCTTTGAACTACATTAAATGCTGCTTTTAAAGTACCATCTAGTTGTTTTTGGTAATCATCCCAAGTGAGTGCTGTGAAGTTTTTCTGTTTGTTTGGATCAAATTTGAAGTCTACTAATGCATTGTTGACTACAACATCTATTTGACCAAAATATTCCGTTGCTTTTTTTATCAATTTATCTACTTCTTCACGATTTGTTACATCAGCTTGAATTGCAATAGCATTCTCTTCACCAATCTCAGAAACGATCTTCTCAACAGCATCTTTGCTTTTATAGTAATTGATAACTACTTGAAATCCTTGTTGCGCCAATGTCTTTACAATAGTTGCTCCTAAACCTCTACTACTACCTGTTACTAATACTGTTCTAGTCATCATAACAACTCCTATATTTTTAATTTTGATGAAACTTAAATAATAAAATGATAGATAAAATAAAAATACGCAACCTCCCCATAGGAAAGTTGCGTAAAAACAAATAACTACATATTAAGAATAAGGCGGCACAACCGCTCTTTGAGTATGTATTAGAGTTTACACTTTCCTACGCTAGTTTCAGCTAGTTCAGGTTCAAAGGGTTTGAGGTAATACTCATCTCAGTTAAATAACACCCCTAGTGCATATATTTAAGTTATATTCAATGTTATAGTTTTAAGAAATTCATGTCAAGAAAATATGGCTAGTTAACGTATTCCTATAACTTTGTTATTCTAAAATTAACAGGTTATATCTTCTTTCATAACTAATCTATTAGATCTGCTTCCCATCGGCTGTTCAGGAATGGTTTCATATTGCCTAACCATTACTTTTTTCTTAATCTGATTGATCTCATGCATTTTTTTCACCTATGTTTTGACAGTACTTTCCCCAATCACCAAGTCAAGATAACGCTCCAGGACTAAGGTGCGGATACTCTTCCAGCCAGGCAATAATCCAGTCTCGATAAGGGATTAATTTTCATGGGGGCCTTCTAAAAGTTTTTAACCTCTTCAAATGTTATCTGTAAGTATATTCTTTTTTCATTAACTAGACCCATTAATCGAATAACTTAGAGTTTCTTTCACTTCCAAATAACCCCTTCTCTTTATTCCAGAAAATAGGTATATATTAAAGCAATAAATGATTTCCCATCTTCCGTTATCCTGCCCGATAGCTGAACATCACTCTGCTTTACACAATAACATATTTTTCTATTTAATCGAACTATTCTACCTTTCTTATGACATTGAATACTTTCTTTTCAGCAAAAAAAGAAGTCCAATTCGAAAGGCCTCTTAAGATCCGCCTGCCAAATTGAACTACTTCTTTTGTATTATTGTTTTGTAATCGCTGCGTGAATGTCGTAATCTGCAGGGTCGAGTTCGGTTTCTTTACCAATCGCAAGCCTTGCAAGTTCAAGTCCAAGATATGGACCTACGGTTAGGCCAGAGGCTCCGAGACCATTTGCAGCCAGTAAATTATTCATCTCAGGTACATAACCAAATACGGGAAGGAAACCTGGAGTGAAAGGGCGAAAACCTACTTTTGCTTCCAAAAAAGTACTTTTTGCTAATCCAGGGGCAACAGCAAGTGCTTTACTAAATATTTCTTGAAGACCGCCTGCCGTTACTCGCCTGTCCATTCCAGCTTCATTTTCGTGAGTTGCGCCAATGACGACTCGCCCATCGTCAAAGCTTAATAAATACTGGTCGTTTGGCGGCATCACAACTGGCCACTCGCTTGTTGTTTCACCTGGCACCTCAAGGTGAACAATTTGAGCTTTTTGAGAGGTGACATTGAACTTTAGTCCTAAAGGAGATAAGAGTTCTTCCGCCCATGCTCCAGCGGTAACAATGACTTTATCCGCTTCGAGTATCTCGCCTTCAATTGTAACTCCTGTGATCTCAATATCTGATGACTGAAGTTTCGCGTCACCATATTTCAGTGTAGCACCATACATTTGTGCAGCGCGTAGAAGCGCTTGTCGAAGCGCTGCGCCATTTACTCGAGCGGCGCCGCTCACAAACACAGACTGATACTCTTCCGCTACGTGAGGAAACAATTTTCTTGTTTCTTCAGCTGATAACTTCTTGATCTCACCTATTTCTGGTGCATCTTCTCTCCGTTTTTTTGCTCGATCGATCATTTTAT contains:
- a CDS encoding 3-oxoacyl-ACP reductase, whose translation is MTRTVLVTGSSRGLGATIVKTLAQQGFQVVINYYKSKDAVEKIVSEIGEENAIAIQADVTNREEVDKLIKKATEYFGQIDVVVNNALVDFKFDPNKQKNFTALTWDDYQKQLDGTLKAAFNVVQSVIPQFIERQNGSIISIGTNLYQNPVVPYHEYTTAKAGLIGFTRNIASELGLYGIKANVVSGGLLKTTDASAVTTPEVFDLIAQSTPLKKVTTPQDVANMVAYLSSENANGITGQNFTVDGGLTMN
- a CDS encoding FAD-binding oxidoreductase, with translation MNSMIIIGSGILGASTAYHLAKMGVDVTIIDRNEPGQATEAAAGIVCPWLSQRRNKVWYRLAKGGAKYYPNLIEQLMEDGETETGYKKVGAISLHTDETKLDKMIDRAKKRREDAPEIGEIKKLSAEETRKLFPHVAEEYQSVFVSGAARVNGAALRQALLRAAQMYGATLKYGDAKLQSSDIEITGVTIEGEILEADKVIVTAGAWAEELLSPLGLKFNVTSQKAQIVHLEVPGETTSEWPVVMPPNDQYLLSFDDGRVVIGATHENEAGMDRRVTAGGLQEIFSKALAVAPGLAKSTFLEAKVGFRPFTPGFLPVFGYVPEMNNLLAANGLGASGLTVGPYLGLELARLAIGKETELDPADYDIHAAITKQ